From the Tripterygium wilfordii isolate XIE 37 chromosome 6, ASM1340144v1, whole genome shotgun sequence genome, one window contains:
- the LOC120000455 gene encoding 7-deoxyloganetin glucosyltransferase-like codes for MGSLVITDDQKPHAVCIPYPAQGHINPMLKLARLLHSKGFHITFVNTEFIHKRLLKSQGPNSLDGLPSFRFLTIPDGLPPTDVDATQDIPSLCASTSKNCLEPFRRLLAMLNEAEDVPPVSCVVSDGVMSFTLDAAAELGVPEVLLWTTSACGFMAYLHYRDLIQKGLVPLKDPKDLTNGYLDTPIDWIPGMKNIRLKDIPSFIRTTDPEDTLLNFVISETERVQRASAVILNTFDALEHEVIEAMSTIIPPVYPIGPLQFLQNRIQDSELEAMGSNLWKEEPECLKWLDSQDPRSVLYVNFGSVTVITGDQLIEFAWGLANSKQNFLWVIRHDLVSSDSAILPPEFITETKNRGVLSSWCPQEQVLNHPSIGGFLTHSGWNSTLESVCGGVPMVCWPFFAEQHTNCRYCCTEWGIAVEINSDVKRNEVESLVRELMEGEKAKEMKEKALVWKELAEEATAGSSGSSYVNLENVINQVLLSTREKLD; via the exons ATGGGTTCCCTTGTCATAACAGATGATCAGAAGCCTCATGCAGTGTGCATCCCATACCCAGCTCAAGGCCACATAAATCCAATGCTAAAACTCGCAAGACTCCTCCACTCCAAAGGCTTCCACATAACCTTTGTCAACACAGAATTCATCCACAAACGCCTCTTGAAGTCGCAAGGCCCGAACTCTCTCGACGGCCTTCCTTCCTTTCGGTTCCTGACCATTCCGGACGGCCTTCCTCCCACCGATGTCGATGCCACCCAGGACATTCCATCGCTTTGTGCCTCCACCAGCAAGAATTGCCTCGAACCCTTTAGAAGGTTGCTTGCCATGCTTAATGAGGCGGAGGATGTTCCTCCGGTGAGTTGTGTTGTTTCTGATGGGGTGATGAGTTTCACCCTTGATGCAGCGGCGGAGCTCGGTGTTCCTGAAGTGCTTCTCTGGACTACTAGTGCTTGCGGCTTCATGGCTTACCTTCATTATCGCGACCTCATTCAAAAGGGTCTTGTACCACTCAAAG ATCCGAAAGACTTGACAAATGGGTACTTGGATACTCCAATAGATTGGATTCCGGGCATGAAGAATATTCGATTGAAAGATATTCCAAGTTTTATAAGAACAACTGACCCTGAAGACACATTGTTGAACTTCGTAATCTCCGAGACAGAGAGAGTCCAGAGAGCCTCTGCGGTAATTTTGAACACTTTTGACGCCCTAGAACATGAAGTTATTGAAGCCATGTCCACAATCATTCCCCCTGTTTACCCAATTGGTCCACTACAGTTTCTCCAAAATCGGATCCAAGACAGTGAATTAGAAGCAATGGGATCAAACCTGTGGAAGGAAGAACCAGAGTGTCTCAAATGGCTAGACAGCCAAGACCCCAGATCAGTTCTTTATGTCAATTTCGGGAGCGTCACAGTCATAACAGGTGATCAACTGATCGAATTCGCTTGGGGTCTTGCGAATTCCAAGCAAAACTTTTTGTGGGTCATAAGGCATGATCTTGTCTCCAGCGACTCTGCAATTCTGCCACCGGAGTTCATAACAGAGACTAAAAACAGAGGAGTATTGTCAAGCTGGTGTCCACAAGAGCAAGTGCTAAACCATCCGAGTATTGGTGGGTTTTTGACTCACAGTGGGTGGAATTCAACACTAGAAAGTGTGTGTGGAGGAGTGCCTATGGTTTGTTGGCCTTTCTTTGCAGAGCAACATACGAATTGTAGGTATTGTTGCACAGAATGGGGGATTGCGGTGGAGATTAACAGTGATGTTAAGAGAAATGAAGTTGAGAGCCTTGTTAGAGAATTGATGGAGGGAGAGAAGGCAAAGGAAATGAAGGAGAAAGCTTTGGTGTGGAAGGAATTGGCAGAGGAGGCTACTGCTGGTTCAAGTGGGTCTTCCTATGTGAATTTGGAAAATGTGATCAACCAGGTTCTTCTGTCTACTAGAGAAAAGTTGGATTAG